The DNA sequence GCCAGTAGATTTATATGAGGAAGATTTTAAAATTCATACAAAAAGTGAAGAGTTGCCACCAGTTAAATTTGGAAAAGAAGGTTCAGCAGTAAGAAGTCTTATATCGAATGGGTGTAGAATTAATGGGAAAGTAGAAAATAGTGTAATATCTCCAGGAGTTGTTGTGGAAAAAGGAGCTGTTGTAAGAAATTCTATTATTTTTAATGGAACAATAATAAATAAAGATACTATAATAGATAGAAGTATAATAGATAAAAAAGTTGTTATTGGAAAAAATTGTAGAATAGGGATAGGAACGGATTATACTCCAAATAAAGAAATTTCGGAAAAACTTTATAGTGGAATAAATTTAATAGGAAAATTTGCTTGTGTTCCTGACTCTACATATATAGAAAGAAATTGTAGGATTATGTCAAGAGTAGAAGAGAGTGAATACAAATCTAATAGAGTAAGAAGTGGTGGGAATATTCATTCTGAAAAAGAAGGTGGGATTTTTGATATGTTTTTGATATAAGATGAAGCATAGCTCATTTTTTATTTGTTAGGAGAGTATAAATTTGTCCAGAAAATAAGCTACGCCATTTTTTTGAAATATGAGATTTTTCAAGGCAAAATTTTTCAGAAGCCAAAAATTTAGAAAAATATTTATACTCTACCAGATTAAAGCGTAGCTTATTTTTTTATATATGAAGAGAGAATAATTTATAATTGGAAATGAAAAAATAGTCGATGAATAAAAATAGTTGATATAAATTTTGAAATTGTATATAATAATTTTGAGATATTAAAAAACTAAAATATGGAGGTATAAAAAAATATGTTAAAGTATGTTGTAGGAATTGATGTGGGTGGAACAAATATAAAAGCTGGAATATTAAAAAATAATGGAGAAATATTAAAGACTTATTCTATTAAGACAGAAGCTTTTAATGGTGCAGAGGATGTTTTGAATAGAATAAAAAATCTTGTGGAGAAAATGTTAGATGAAAATAATGTTTATAAAGCAGATGTTTTGGGAATAGGGATGGGAATACCTGGTCCAGTAAATACTGATACAGGTGTTGTTAATTTTTGTGCAAATATGGTTGGATGGGAAAATTTTCCAGCAGCAGAAAAATTGGAAAAATTAACAGGATTAAAAGTAAAAGTTGGAAATGATGTAAACGTAATAACACTTGGAGAAGATTGGCTTGGTGCTGCAAAAGGGTATAAAAATGTATTAGGAATAACATTAGGGACAGGAATAGGTGGAGGAATAATTTTAAATGGACACCTTATATCAGGGACAAATGGAGCAGCAGGAGAAATTGGACATATGAAAGTAATTGAAGATGGAAAGCTTTGTGGTTGTGGACAAAAAGGATGTTGGGAAGCTTACGCATCTGCAACAGGATTAGAAAGAGAAGCAGTATCAAGATTAAGAGTGAATAGAGATACTTTAATTTGGGAAGTTGTAAATGGAAATTTTTCAAAAGTAAATGCAAAAGTTATATTTGATGCTGCTAAGAAAGGCGATAAGTTTGCACTTGATTTAGTTGACTATGAAGTTAAATATTTATCTATAGGATTGTCTAATCTTATAAATATACTTAATCCTGAAATAGTTGTAATAGGCGGCGGAGTTAGTTTAGCAGGAGATATATTATTTAACAAATTAAACAAAGCTTTAGAAAAAGATACGTTAAAAGTATCATTAGATGCTGTGAAAATAGTACCAGCAAAACTTGGAAATAGTGCAGGCCTTGTAGGAGCAGCTGCATTAATTGTTTTGGGATAAATTTTTTTAAATATATAGTAATATTAAGAAAAGACGAGAATTTAATTTTATTCTCGTCTTTTTCTAATTTAGTGGTAAAGCATAAATTTATTCAGAAAATAAGCTATGCTGTTTTGTTAATTGTACTTTTCATAAACTTATAAGACTATATTTTATATTACCTATTGTTTCACCTGTAAGGGCAATTCACGAATTGCCCATCTTTACAATCTGGAGCTTTATTTTTAATCTTAATACAAGAGATTTCTTTTAACTTTTAACTTTTAACTTTGAACAGCCCTGTTTACTAAAATCCCTGAAAAAAACTATAATGTTTTTTTGAAATGTACAATTTTTCGAGACAAAATTTTCTTAAAATCCAAGAATTTAGAAAATATTTATAATTTGTAAAACGAAATATATCTTTTTTTTAAATGTTTTTGCAAAAAAACAATTAAAAAAAGATATAAAATAGGATAAAAAATTACCATTTATATATTTTTTTAAAGCTGGAGCCTATATTTTTCAATACTTGGCTGATAATGTGTCTAATAATGGTAAAAAAATACTCAATAAGTGTTGACAAAACGAATTCTATGTTGTATAATCTATAACAACAAGAAGTTAGTTAGGAGAGATAACAATGGAGAAGGTTGTTGATGAACTACAAAAATTTAATTTATCAAAAATAGAAGCGACAGTGTATTTAACACTTGTTAGGTATTCTGGTTTGAACGGTTCTCAAATTTCAAAACTATTAAATGCGAATAGAGGTTCTGTATATTCAGCATTAAATAGTTTATATGATAAGGGTGCTGTTTATTTAATGCCAGGAGAAAAAAAAGTATATAAAGCTAAAAAACCTGAAATTTTTATTGAAAACTTAAAAAATAAATATATAGAAGATTATAAAAATTCTGCGGAAGTGTTAAAAGATGAGTTTTCAAAATTTGAATCAGTAAAAACGCAAGAACAAGAGTATTGGAATATAAAAGGGCAGAATAATTTTATATTAAAAGCAAAAGAGCTATTATTTTCTGCTCAAGAAGAGATCTATATAAATACTAACTATAATTTAAGAGCTTTTAGTGAAGAGTTTAAGGAATTGAATTCTAGAGGAGTAAAAATAATTATGTTTTCTCCAGAAAAAATTGAGACAGAGTTTAAATTTATAGAGCTTTATTCGTTAGGACAAGAACCAGATGTAATAAATAAAAAAATGATGTTAGTTGTAGATGATAGCGTGGCTTTGATTATGAGTGGGAAGGCTACTGGAGAATTTATAGGAACTTTTACAAGTAATAAATATTTGGTAGAAATAGTTTCGGAGCATATTCACTATGATATATATATGTTGAAAATTGGTCAAAAATTTGGCTCTAGTTTATTTAAAGATATCAAATTGAAGACGCACCATGAAGAAAATTTTATAAATAAAATAATAGATGGTGTTAAGAATGCGGAAAAAAATAAAAAAAAATTAAAACTTAAAAAATAAATTTTGGAATCTATTTTAAGAAGGGAGTGGTGTTATAAGAAGAAGATATTTTTTACCATAGTATCAAAGTTTACATACAAAAAAAGAGGAGGTAGAAAGGATGAAAAAAAGTATTTTAATGGGAGTATTGGCAGTTTTTTTGATTGGTGTATTTGGAGTAGAGGCTCAAGGTGGAGTATTTGATTTCTTATTTAAAAAGAAAGCAAATAATGGTGCTGTAAAAATAGGATTTTTATTAAAAACAATGCAAGAAGAAAGATATCAAAAAGATAAAAGGTACTTTATAGAAAAAATAAAAGCATTAGATCCAAAAGTAGAAGTAGTATTTGATTCAGCAAATAATGATGAACAAGCACAAATGGCAAAATTTGAAAATATGCTTGCAAAAGGTGTTAAAGTTATAGTATTACAACCAGTTAATACAGGTACAGCAGGAAATATGGTTAAAAAAGCACATGAAGAGGGAGTAAAAGTAGTAGGATATGATTCTATGCTTGTAAATGGACCTTTAGATGTTCATATTACACAAGATAGTTGGGCTGTTGGTAAATTACAAGGTGAAGCAATGGTTGAATGGTTAAAAGCTAAAAAAGGATCAGTAACAGGAAATGTAGCATTAATTATGGGACAACCTGGAGATTCTAATGCAGCAGCAATGAGTTCAGGAGCATTAACAATAATAAACGAAAATCCTGGATTAAAATTAGTTGCAAAACAATCACATGAAGGATGGGCTCCAGATAAAGCA is a window from the Haliovirga abyssi genome containing:
- a CDS encoding ROK family protein; protein product: MLKYVVGIDVGGTNIKAGILKNNGEILKTYSIKTEAFNGAEDVLNRIKNLVEKMLDENNVYKADVLGIGMGIPGPVNTDTGVVNFCANMVGWENFPAAEKLEKLTGLKVKVGNDVNVITLGEDWLGAAKGYKNVLGITLGTGIGGGIILNGHLISGTNGAAGEIGHMKVIEDGKLCGCGQKGCWEAYASATGLEREAVSRLRVNRDTLIWEVVNGNFSKVNAKVIFDAAKKGDKFALDLVDYEVKYLSIGLSNLINILNPEIVVIGGGVSLAGDILFNKLNKALEKDTLKVSLDAVKIVPAKLGNSAGLVGAAALIVLG
- a CDS encoding TrmB family transcriptional regulator; protein product: MEKVVDELQKFNLSKIEATVYLTLVRYSGLNGSQISKLLNANRGSVYSALNSLYDKGAVYLMPGEKKVYKAKKPEIFIENLKNKYIEDYKNSAEVLKDEFSKFESVKTQEQEYWNIKGQNNFILKAKELLFSAQEEIYINTNYNLRAFSEEFKELNSRGVKIIMFSPEKIETEFKFIELYSLGQEPDVINKKMMLVVDDSVALIMSGKATGEFIGTFTSNKYLVEIVSEHIHYDIYMLKIGQKFGSSLFKDIKLKTHHEENFINKIIDGVKNAEKNKKKLKLKK
- a CDS encoding sugar ABC transporter substrate-binding protein produces the protein MKKSILMGVLAVFLIGVFGVEAQGGVFDFLFKKKANNGAVKIGFLLKTMQEERYQKDKRYFIEKIKALDPKVEVVFDSANNDEQAQMAKFENMLAKGVKVIVLQPVNTGTAGNMVKKAHEEGVKVVGYDSMLVNGPLDVHITQDSWAVGKLQGEAMVEWLKAKKGSVTGNVALIMGQPGDSNAAAMSSGALTIINENPGLKLVAKQSHEGWAPDKAMATAENVLAKYNNNVDAFICNNSGMARGVIAALKAQGLADASKVFVAGSDADLPNLRYVAQGVQAVEIFKAVKPLAETAAEVAYKLAMNPKGSVESTIKYDKKINNGYMDVPVIVTPVYRITKDNLDVVEKSGFHTHAEIFGK